From the genome of Salipiger abyssi:
CCGCGCTCGGCGGAGACGCAATGACGATGCTGTCGGGTCCTGGAGGGGCCGGCGCCGCGACGGGCGCCGGCGAGGGGATCAGGCCGCGCGCATCCGCGCGGCGGCTTTCTGTACGGCCTCGATGATCTGCGGATAGGTGCCGCAGCGGCAGAGATTGCCGGTGAGATACACCCGGATTTCCTCTTCGCTCGGCTCCGGGATCTCGGCGATGAGCTGGCGCGTCATCAGCACGAAGCCGGGGGTGCAAAAGCCGCATTGAAAGGCGCCCGCCTCGATGAAGGCCTCCTGCACCGGATCGAGTGTCTCCTCGTCCTTCTCGATGGTCTCGATGGTGGCGCCATCGGCCAGCGCCGCGAGGAAGAGGCAGCCGGAGACCGGCTTGCCGTTCAGCACCACCGTGCAGCAGCCGCAGAGCCCCTGGCCGCAGCTCTGCCGCGCGCCATAGAGGTCGAAGCCCTGTTGCAGCAGGTCGACCAAGGTCCAGTGGCCCTGGATCTCGGCGCTGACCGCTTTGCCGTTCAGGGTGAAGTCAATCGTCTGGGTCAT
Proteins encoded in this window:
- a CDS encoding (2Fe-2S)-binding protein: MKDVMTQTIDFTLNGKAVSAEIQGHWTLVDLLQQGFDLYGARQSCGQGLCGCCTVVLNGKPVSGCLFLAALADGATIETIEKDEETLDPVQEAFIEAGAFQCGFCTPGFVLMTRQLIAEIPEPSEEEIRVYLTGNLCRCGTYPQIIEAVQKAAARMRAA